A single region of the Cronobacter condimenti 1330 genome encodes:
- the minC gene encoding septum site-determining protein MinC, with the protein MSNTPIELKGSSFTLSVVHLHDAHPEVIRKALEEKIAQAPAFLKNAPVVVNVAGLDGTINWQQLHQTFIASGLHLVGISGCQNEALKAEISRAGLALLTEGKASAPRAARPAEPPAAPPAPAPRTRLIDLPVRSGQRIYAPDADLVVTSHVSAGAELIADGNIHVYGTMRGRALAGASGDKEAQIFSINLAAELVSIAGVYWLSDQIPAEFYNKAARLRLADGALTVQPLN; encoded by the coding sequence ATGTCAAACACGCCCATCGAGCTAAAAGGCAGTAGTTTCACCTTATCAGTGGTTCATTTGCATGATGCTCACCCCGAGGTTATTCGTAAGGCACTTGAAGAAAAAATTGCTCAGGCGCCGGCCTTTCTCAAAAATGCGCCGGTAGTGGTGAATGTTGCGGGGCTCGACGGGACGATAAACTGGCAGCAGTTACATCAGACGTTTATCGCAAGCGGGCTGCATCTGGTCGGCATCAGCGGCTGTCAGAATGAAGCGCTGAAAGCGGAAATCTCTCGTGCGGGCCTCGCCCTGCTCACCGAGGGAAAGGCCAGCGCGCCGCGCGCCGCACGGCCTGCTGAACCGCCCGCCGCGCCGCCAGCACCCGCTCCCCGAACCCGTTTAATCGATCTGCCGGTGCGTTCTGGCCAGCGGATCTACGCGCCCGACGCCGACCTGGTGGTCACAAGCCACGTTAGTGCAGGTGCGGAGCTGATTGCCGACGGCAATATTCACGTTTATGGCACCATGCGCGGGCGTGCGCTTGCGGGTGCCAGCGGCGATAAAGAAGCACAGATCTTTTCAATAAACCTCGCGGCGGAGCTGGTTTCCATTGCCGGGGTTTACTGGCTGAGCGATCAAATCCCGGCCGAGTTTTACAACAAAGCGGCTCGCCTGCGTCTGGCCGACGGCGCGCTGACGGTTCAACCATTAAATTAA
- a CDS encoding YcgL domain-containing protein, which translates to MFCVIYRSARREQTYLYVEKKDDFSRVPEELMAGFGQPIMTMMLPLDGRKKLAHADLEKVKAALKEQGYYLQMPPPPENLLKEHLESLGKK; encoded by the coding sequence ATGTTTTGTGTGATCTATCGAAGCGCGCGTCGCGAACAAACTTATCTTTATGTTGAAAAAAAAGACGATTTTTCGCGCGTGCCGGAAGAATTGATGGCGGGATTCGGTCAGCCAATTATGACGATGATGCTACCGTTAGACGGCCGTAAAAAATTAGCGCATGCCGACCTTGAGAAAGTGAAAGCCGCGCTTAAAGAGCAAGGTTATTATTTACAGATGCCGCCGCCGCCAGAAAATTTGTTAAAAGAGCACCTCGAATCGCTCGGTAAAAAATAG
- a CDS encoding fumarylacetoacetate hydrolase family protein codes for MYQHHHWQGALLDYPVSKVVCVGSNYAKHIQEMGSATPEEPVLFIKPETALCDLRQPLALPQGLGSVHHEVELAVLIGATLRQASDEHVAKAIAGYGVALDLTLRDIQGKMKKAGQPWEKAKAFDNSCPISGFIPAGEFSGDPQNTPLSLRVNGEVRQRGNTADMIHPIVPLIAYMSRFFTLRAGDVVLTGTPEGVGPLSSGDALEITFDDHTLTTRVL; via the coding sequence ATGTACCAACATCATCACTGGCAAGGCGCGCTGCTGGATTACCCTGTAAGCAAAGTGGTTTGCGTGGGCAGCAACTATGCAAAACACATTCAGGAAATGGGCAGCGCGACGCCGGAAGAGCCGGTGCTGTTCATTAAGCCCGAGACGGCTTTATGCGATCTTCGCCAGCCGCTGGCGCTGCCGCAAGGACTTGGCTCGGTGCATCATGAGGTTGAGCTGGCGGTGTTGATTGGCGCGACGCTGCGCCAGGCAAGCGATGAACATGTGGCAAAAGCGATCGCGGGGTACGGCGTCGCGCTCGATCTCACACTTCGTGATATTCAGGGCAAAATGAAAAAAGCGGGGCAGCCGTGGGAGAAAGCGAAGGCGTTCGATAATTCCTGCCCGATCTCCGGCTTTATCCCGGCAGGTGAGTTTTCCGGCGACCCGCAAAACACGCCGCTTAGCCTGCGGGTGAACGGAGAGGTACGCCAGCGTGGCAACACGGCGGATATGATCCACCCCATCGTGCCGCTTATCGCTTATATGAGCCGTTTCTTCACGTTACGCGCAGGCGACGTTGTTCTCACCGGCACGCCGGAAGGCGTCGGCCCGCTCAGCAGCGGCGACGCGCTGGAAATAACGTTCGACGACCACACCCTGACGACTCGCGTACTGTAA
- the minD gene encoding septum site-determining protein MinD, producing the protein MARIIVVTSGKGGVGKTTSSAAIATGLAQKGKKTVVIDFDIGLRNLDLIMGCERRVVYDFVNVIQGDATLNQALIRDKRTESLYILPASQTRDKDALTREGVEKVLDELKKMEFDFIVCDSPAGIETGALMALYFADEAIITTNPEVSSVRDSDRILGILASKSRRAENGEAPIKEHLLLTRYNPGRVSKGDMLSMEDVLEILRIPLVGVIPEDQSVLRASNQGEPVILDITSDAGKAYADTVDRLMGEERPFRFIEEEKKGFLKRLFGG; encoded by the coding sequence ATGGCACGCATTATTGTAGTTACATCAGGTAAAGGGGGCGTTGGCAAAACCACCTCCAGCGCGGCCATCGCTACGGGTCTGGCCCAGAAGGGAAAGAAGACCGTAGTTATCGACTTCGATATCGGCCTGCGTAACCTTGATCTGATCATGGGTTGTGAACGCCGTGTCGTATACGATTTCGTGAACGTAATTCAGGGCGATGCCACGCTGAATCAGGCGTTGATTCGCGATAAACGCACCGAAAGCCTCTACATTTTACCCGCTTCGCAAACGCGTGATAAAGACGCGCTGACCCGTGAAGGCGTGGAGAAAGTGTTGGATGAGCTTAAAAAGATGGAGTTCGACTTTATTGTCTGCGACTCCCCTGCCGGTATCGAAACCGGCGCGCTGATGGCGCTTTATTTTGCCGATGAAGCCATCATTACCACCAACCCGGAAGTCTCCTCCGTGCGCGACTCCGACCGTATCCTCGGCATCCTGGCATCCAAATCGCGCCGCGCCGAAAACGGCGAAGCGCCGATCAAAGAGCATCTGCTGCTGACCCGCTATAACCCGGGCCGCGTCAGCAAAGGCGATATGCTCAGTATGGAAGATGTGCTGGAGATCCTGCGTATCCCTCTGGTGGGCGTTATCCCGGAAGATCAGTCCGTGCTGCGCGCCTCAAACCAGGGCGAGCCGGTCATCCTGGATATCACCTCCGACGCAGGAAAAGCCTACGCCGATACCGTTGATCGCCTGATGGGAGAAGAACGTCCTTTCCGCTTCATTGAAGAAGAGAAGAAAGGTTTCCTCAAACGCCTGTTCGGAGGATAA
- the minE gene encoding cell division topological specificity factor MinE, protein MALLDFFLSRKKNTASIAKERLQIIVAERRRSDAEPHYLPQLKRDILEVICKYVQIDPEMVTVQLEQKGDDISILELNVTLPEAEETK, encoded by the coding sequence ATGGCATTACTCGACTTTTTTCTCTCCAGAAAAAAGAACACCGCCAGTATCGCCAAAGAGCGCTTACAAATTATTGTTGCCGAGCGTCGTCGTAGCGACGCCGAACCGCATTATTTACCGCAGCTGAAGCGGGATATTCTGGAAGTCATTTGCAAATACGTTCAGATTGATCCGGAAATGGTTACGGTACAGCTGGAACAAAAAGGCGACGATATTTCGATTCTGGAACTTAACGTGACGCTTCCCGAAGCGGAAGAAACGAAATAA
- a CDS encoding YcgN family cysteine cluster protein: MTETPFWQRKTLDEMSDAEWESLCDGCGQCCLHKLMDEDTDEIYFTNVACRQLNIKTCQCRNYERRFEYEPDCIKLTRDNLPTFEWLPPTCAYRLLAEGKNLPVWHPLRAGSKAAMHAERISVRHIAVKESEVRDWQDHILNKPDWAE; this comes from the coding sequence ATGACCGAAACGCCTTTCTGGCAGCGTAAAACCCTGGATGAGATGAGCGACGCCGAGTGGGAATCCCTCTGTGACGGCTGCGGCCAGTGCTGTCTGCATAAGTTGATGGATGAAGATACCGACGAAATCTATTTCACCAACGTCGCCTGCCGTCAGCTCAACATCAAAACCTGCCAGTGTCGTAACTATGAACGCCGCTTTGAGTATGAGCCAGACTGCATCAAGCTGACCCGTGATAATCTGCCAACCTTTGAATGGCTACCGCCTACGTGCGCCTATCGCCTGCTGGCGGAAGGCAAAAACCTTCCGGTATGGCACCCGCTGCGCGCCGGTTCGAAAGCCGCGATGCACGCTGAACGTATTTCGGTTCGTCATATCGCGGTAAAAGAATCAGAAGTTCGCGACTGGCAAGACCATATTTTAAACAAACCGGATTGGGCAGAGTGA